Proteins encoded within one genomic window of Triticum aestivum cultivar Chinese Spring chromosome 2D, IWGSC CS RefSeq v2.1, whole genome shotgun sequence:
- the LOC123049972 gene encoding uncharacterized protein, protein MGSARATLVRFLLLASIVAGFAAHLAAGEKDCYDERDMIMSICIESIKKQGFYTPPTPDCRREVKKVDVPCICRVLTASDERTVSPVKLVILAHECHIELPVGSKCGTYTIGGRVPPPSAHA, encoded by the exons ATGGGAAGCGCCAGAGCCACCCTCGTCCGCTTCCTGCTGTTGGCCTCGATCGTCGCCGGGTTCGCGGCGCATCTCGCCGCGGGGGAGAAGGACTGCTACGACGAGAGGGACATGATCATGAGCATCTGCATCGAGAGCATCAAGAAGCAGGGCTTCTACACGCCCCCGACCCCGGACTGCCGCCGCGAGGTGAAGAAGGTTGACGTGCCCTGCATCTGCCGGGTCCTCACCGCCTCCGACGAGCGTACCGTCAGCCCCGTGAAGCTCGTCATCCTCGCCCACGAATGCCACATCGAACTCCCCGTCGGGAGCAAATGCGGAA CTTACACCATCGGGGGGCGGGTGCCACCACCATCCGCGCATGCGTGA